CGTCGTCGGTGTGCCGCTCGGCCTGCTCGCGGGCTACTACGGCAAGTTCACCGACAGTGTGGTCTCGCGGCTCACCGACACGATGCTGGCTTTTCCCTTCCTGGTGCTCGCCGTCGGGCTCGCCGCGGTGCTCGGCCCCTCGCTCACCAACGCGACCATCGCGATCGGGATCTCGCAGATCCCGGCCGTCATCCGCATCACCCGCGCCGAGACACTACGGCTGCGGCACGTCGACTACGTGGCCGCCGCCGTCGCCAACGGAGGCGGCGACGCCACCGTCCTCTTCCGGCACATCCTGCCCAACGCCACCTCCGCACTGACCGTTCAGGCGACCGTCGGCATCCCCGCCGCGATCATCGGCGAGGCACTGCTCAGCTTCCTCGGCCTCGGGGTGCAGCCACCGGAGGCGTCCCTCGGCGTGATGCTCTCCGGCGCCCAGTCCTTCCTCGCGCCCGCACCGTGGATGGCGGTCTTCCCCGGACTCGCGGTCGTCGCGGCCACCCTGGCGTTCAATCTGCTCGGCGACGGCCTGCGGGACGTCCTCGACCCCCGAGGAGCCACCCGATGACCCACCCCGTACTGAGCGTGCGCGACCTGTCGGTCTCCTTCCGCTCCGACACCCGCACGGTGCACGCCGTCGACCATCTCTCGTACGACGTCTCACCGGGCGAAGTGCTGGCGGTGGTAGGCGAGTCGGGCTGCGGCAAGTCCGTGACGGCGATGGCCGTGATGGGCCTCCTGCCGCCCACCGCGCACATCGAGGGATCGATCAGGCTCGGCGGGCGCGAGATCGCCGGAGCGAGCGAGAAGGAGCTCGGGCGGGTCCGCGGCAAGGACATCGCGATGATCTTCCAGGAGCCGATGACCTCCCTCAACCCCGTCCTGACCATCGGCCGGCAGATAGGCGAGGTGCTCCGGCGCCACCAGGGCCTGTCGAAGAAGGAGGCACGCGCGCGTGCCGTCGAACTCCTCGACCTGGTGGGCATCCCCGCCCCCGCCCAGCGCGTCGACGAGTACCCCCACCAGCTCAGCGGCGGCATGCGGCAACGCGTCATGATCGCCATCGCGGTCGCCTGTGACCCGTCGGTCCTCATCGCCGACGAGCCGACCACCGCGCTCGACGTCACTGTCCAGGCGGGCATCCTCGAAGTCCTGCAGTCCCTGCGGGAACGGCTCGGCACCGCGATCGTCCTGATCACCCACGATCTGGGCGTGGTGGCCGACGCCGCCGACCGCGTTCTGGTCATGTACGCGGGCCGCCCGGTCGAACAGGCCCCGGTGCACGAGCTGTTCGCCGAGCCGCGCCACCCGTACACCCGCGGCCTGCTGGGCGCGGTCCTCCGCCCCGGCGGCGAGGGCAAGCGGCGGCTGCCCGAGATCCCCGGCCTGGTGCCGAGCCTCGACGCGCAACCCGACGCCTGCACCTTCGCCCCGCGCTGCGCGCACGCCGACGACCGGTGCACGACGGGCAGGCCCGGCTTCAAGGCGGTCTCCCGCGACGCCGGGGCCGATGCCGCCCACCGTGCGGCCTGCTGGCACCCGCAGGACGCCGCCGTGCTCACGCCCACCCCACAGGAGGCCGGACAGTGATCCCCACGCAGCCACCGCGTACGCCGGACGGCCACGCGGCCACCGTTCTTGAACTGCGCGGCCTGGAAAGGCACTTCGCCAGCCCCGGCGGCATCGTACGAGCCGCCGACGGCGTCACGCTCACCGTCGGCAAAGGCGAAGTCGTGGGCCTCGTGGGGGAGTCGGGGAGCGGCAAGTCCACGGTGGGGCGGTGCGCCGTGCGGCTCGACGAACCCACCGGTGGCACCGTCCGTATCAACGGCACCGATGTGACCCGCCTTTCGCGGCGCGCCCTGCGCCCGCTGCGCAAGGACTTCCACCTCGTCTTCCAGGACCCCTCGTCCTCGCTCGACCCGCGCATGACCGTCGGGCAGATCATCGCCGAACCCCTGCGTCTGCACGGCATCGCCAAGGGCGACGCGGCACGCGCACGTATCGCCGAACTCCTCGGCCAGGTCGGCCTGCGCCCCGAGCACGCCGACCGGCATCCGCACGAACTCTCCGGCGGACAGCGCCAGCGCATCTCCATCGCCCGCGCGCTCTCCGTCGACCCGGACCTCCTGGTGGCCGACGAACCCACATCGGCGCTCGACGTCTCCGTCCAGGCCTCGGTCCTCAATCTGCTGGCCGATCTTCAGCGCGACCGCGGCTTCGGGTGCCTGTTCATCACGCACGACCTGGCCGCAGTGGAGTTCCTCGCCGACCGCATCGCGGTCATGTATCTCGGCCAGATCGTCGAACAGGCACCGACCGCCGAGCTGTTCGCCGACCCCAAGCACCCGTACACCCAGGCGCTGCTCTCCGCCGCGCCCGTGCCCGATCCGGCACTCCAGCGCACCCGCGAGCGCATCGTCCTCAGCGGCGAACTGCCCAGCCCGCTCGCCCCGCCGCCCGGATGCCGCTTCCACACGCGCTGCCCGCTGGCCGTGGACCGCTGCCGTACCGAGGTGCCCGAGCTGCGCGAACTCCCCGGAAGCGGAGACGGCCGACGCGAGGTCTCCTGCCACCTGGTCGCGGACGACGGCACGGCTCCGGACGCTGCCGCCGCCCCGACCCTCCGTACGATCCCCAGTACCCGCACCGCACGCTAGGAGCAGCTCTCTTGTTCACCACTAGGCCGACTCTCCAGGGCACCTTCGGCATGGTCTCCTCCACCCACTGGCTCGCCTCGCAGTCCGCGATGGCCGTCCTGGAGGACGGCGGCAACGCCTACGACGCGGCGGTCGCCGCCGGTTTCGTCCTGCACCTCGTCGAGCCGCACCTCAACGGCCCGGCGGGTGAGGTGCCGATCATCGTGGCCCCCGCCGACGGAGAGGTAAGCGTCCTGTGCGGGCAGGGGGTCGCACCCGCCGGAGCGACCGTCGCGCACTACCGCTCCCTCGGCCTCGACCTGGTGCCGGGCACCGGGCCGCTCGCGGCCGCCGTGCCGGGCGCCTTCGACGCGTGGATGGTGCTTCTGCGCGACCACGGGACGAAGTCCCTCGCCGATGTTCTCAAGTACGCCATCGGATACGCCGAGGACGGCCACGCACCCGTGGAGCGCGTGGGCGAGACCGTCGAGACGGTGCGCGAACTCTTCGAGACCGAATGGCCCTCGTCGGCCGAGGTCTATCTGCCGGGCGGCCAGTCCCCCCGTCCCGGAGAGCTCCTGCGCAACCCGGCGCTCGCCGCGACCTGGCGCCGCGTGATCGAGGAGGCCGGCACCGGTTCGCGCACCGAGCAGATCGAGGCCGCGCGGAAGATCTGGAGCGAAGGGTTCATCGCCGAGGCGCTGATACGCCAGGCTGCCGTCCCCACGATGGACACCAGCGGAACCCGCCACACCGGAACGCTGACGGCCGCCGATCTCGCCGGCTGGGAGGCGACCTACGAGGCCCCCGCGACGTACGACTGGAACGGCTGGACGCTGTGCAAGGCGGGCGGCTGGAGTCAGGGCCCGGCCTTCCTCCAGCAGTTGGCCGTGCTCCCCTCGGCGCTCGCGGACCTGCCCGCGTACGGCTCGGCCGACTACGTCCACCTGCTGATCGAGGGCTGCAAGCTGGCCATGGCCGACCGCGAGGCCTGGTACGGCGACGCGGACGGCGCCGGCACGGTCCCTGTCGCCGACCTGCTGTCCGCGGCCTACAACGACGAGCGGCGGACGCTCATCGACGACAAGGCCTCGCACGACCTGCGCCCCGGAAGCCCCGGCGGGCGCACCGCGAAGCTCTCCGCCCACGCGAGCGCCGTCGCCGCGGGCGAGCCCGGCTTCGACGCGCTCGGCCTGCCCGGAGCGGGCGCCGGAGAGCCGACCGTCGCCAAGAGCGGCACCTCACCGGTGCCCGGCGAACCGGCCGTCTCGGCGGACGGCGCGACCCGCGGCGACACCTGCCACCTGGACATCGTCGACCGCTGGGGCAACATGGTCGCGGCCACGCCAAGCGGCGGCTGGCTGCAGTCCAACCCGGTCGTCCCCGAGCTGGGCTTCCCGCTCGGCACGCGCCTCCAGATGGCGTGGCTGGAGGAGGGCCTACCCAACTCCCTCACGCCGGGCCGCCGTCCGCGCACGACGCTGACACCGTCCCTCGCCCTCAGGGACGGCGTACCGGTGATGGCGTTCGGCACGCCCGGCGGGGACCAGCAGGACCAGTGGCAGGTGCACTTCTTCCTGGCGGTGGCACTGCGTGATTCCGTCCGCGGAGGCCTCGACCTCCAGGGCGCCATCGACGCCCCCAACTGGCACAACGACAGCTTCCCCGGCTCCTTCTACCCGCGCGGCATGCGCCCGGGGAACGTCACGGTCGAGTCCCGCATGGACGAGGCGGTCATCGAGGAGCTGCGGCGGCGCGGGCACGACGTGACGGTCGGCGAGCCCTGGTCGGAGGGGCGGTTGTGCGCGGTGGCGCGGGACCCGCGGACCGGGGTGCTCTCGGCGGCGGCCAACCCGCGGGGGATGCAGGGGTACGCCGTGGGGCGGTGAGACCGACGCGAAAAGGCTCCGGCCGAACACGGCCGGAGCCTCCCCGGGGTGCGTGCCCCTCAGCCCCGCGGTGCCGTCACGCCGATGCGCGAGTGGGGCGGCGCACCAGCTCGCCGCCACAGTTCGGGCAGACATGCCGCATGCTGAGGGCGCACGGCTCGCAGAACGTGCACTCGTAGGAGCAGATACGCGCCGGCGCGTCGAGGGGCAGGGCCGCCTTCTCGCATCGGTCCCGCATCTCCAACGCCATCGTTCCCCCTGGACTGGACTCTTCGGAGCTTCATCCTCGGCGGCGGTCCCGGTCTTGGAAGCAGGGCGGACGGCCAACGCCCGACAGGATCGGGCCATGGCCGTCCTCGGCGTCCACCGTGCCCGAATCAGGAACGGCCGCCCGTGCCCTGCCCGTCGAGTGAATCCTCCGTGGCCGGGACCGGCTCCCGCTGAGGCGGCACAGACACCGTCGCCGTGGCTCTGCGGCTTCGGGAGAGCCGTGCGGCCACCGGCTGTGCGAAGCGTGCGGTCAGTGGGCCGACGATCACCAGGATCAGGACGTACGCCGTGGCCAGCGGGCCGAGCGAAGGTTCGATGCCCGCGGTGACGGCAAGACCCGCGATGACGATGGAGAACTCGCCGCGCGCCACCAGCGCACCACCGGCCCGCCACCGTCCCTTGACGGAGATCTTGGCGCGGCGGGCCGCCCAGTACCCCGTGGCGATCTTCGTGCACGC
This Streptomyces sp. NBC_01283 DNA region includes the following protein-coding sequences:
- a CDS encoding ABC transporter permease; the protein is MLSTLGRIRSAGADSGKLRALRKNRLAMTGGIIASVFVLAALFAPLVAPYDPARPDFANALAAPGWSHWLGTDDLGRDQLSRVVYGARASMQVGVVAVVLAFVVGVPLGLLAGYYGKFTDSVVSRLTDTMLAFPFLVLAVGLAAVLGPSLTNATIAIGISQIPAVIRITRAETLRLRHVDYVAAAVANGGGDATVLFRHILPNATSALTVQATVGIPAAIIGEALLSFLGLGVQPPEASLGVMLSGAQSFLAPAPWMAVFPGLAVVAATLAFNLLGDGLRDVLDPRGATR
- a CDS encoding ABC transporter ATP-binding protein; its protein translation is MTHPVLSVRDLSVSFRSDTRTVHAVDHLSYDVSPGEVLAVVGESGCGKSVTAMAVMGLLPPTAHIEGSIRLGGREIAGASEKELGRVRGKDIAMIFQEPMTSLNPVLTIGRQIGEVLRRHQGLSKKEARARAVELLDLVGIPAPAQRVDEYPHQLSGGMRQRVMIAIAVACDPSVLIADEPTTALDVTVQAGILEVLQSLRERLGTAIVLITHDLGVVADAADRVLVMYAGRPVEQAPVHELFAEPRHPYTRGLLGAVLRPGGEGKRRLPEIPGLVPSLDAQPDACTFAPRCAHADDRCTTGRPGFKAVSRDAGADAAHRAACWHPQDAAVLTPTPQEAGQ
- a CDS encoding ABC transporter ATP-binding protein; translation: MPTQPPRTPDGHAATVLELRGLERHFASPGGIVRAADGVTLTVGKGEVVGLVGESGSGKSTVGRCAVRLDEPTGGTVRINGTDVTRLSRRALRPLRKDFHLVFQDPSSSLDPRMTVGQIIAEPLRLHGIAKGDAARARIAELLGQVGLRPEHADRHPHELSGGQRQRISIARALSVDPDLLVADEPTSALDVSVQASVLNLLADLQRDRGFGCLFITHDLAAVEFLADRIAVMYLGQIVEQAPTAELFADPKHPYTQALLSAAPVPDPALQRTRERIVLSGELPSPLAPPPGCRFHTRCPLAVDRCRTEVPELRELPGSGDGRREVSCHLVADDGTAPDAAAAPTLRTIPSTRTAR
- a CDS encoding gamma-glutamyltransferase family protein gives rise to the protein MFTTRPTLQGTFGMVSSTHWLASQSAMAVLEDGGNAYDAAVAAGFVLHLVEPHLNGPAGEVPIIVAPADGEVSVLCGQGVAPAGATVAHYRSLGLDLVPGTGPLAAAVPGAFDAWMVLLRDHGTKSLADVLKYAIGYAEDGHAPVERVGETVETVRELFETEWPSSAEVYLPGGQSPRPGELLRNPALAATWRRVIEEAGTGSRTEQIEAARKIWSEGFIAEALIRQAAVPTMDTSGTRHTGTLTAADLAGWEATYEAPATYDWNGWTLCKAGGWSQGPAFLQQLAVLPSALADLPAYGSADYVHLLIEGCKLAMADREAWYGDADGAGTVPVADLLSAAYNDERRTLIDDKASHDLRPGSPGGRTAKLSAHASAVAAGEPGFDALGLPGAGAGEPTVAKSGTSPVPGEPAVSADGATRGDTCHLDIVDRWGNMVAATPSGGWLQSNPVVPELGFPLGTRLQMAWLEEGLPNSLTPGRRPRTTLTPSLALRDGVPVMAFGTPGGDQQDQWQVHFFLAVALRDSVRGGLDLQGAIDAPNWHNDSFPGSFYPRGMRPGNVTVESRMDEAVIEELRRRGHDVTVGEPWSEGRLCAVARDPRTGVLSAAANPRGMQGYAVGR
- a CDS encoding DUF1272 domain-containing protein, encoding MALEMRDRCEKAALPLDAPARICSYECTFCEPCALSMRHVCPNCGGELVRRPTRASA